In one window of Actinomycetota bacterium DNA:
- a CDS encoding DeoR/GlpR family DNA-binding transcription regulator, with product MLAQERRDAILRALMPSGAATVAELAGALAVSEMTIRRDLGALAAQQLVEKVHGGAVLAKGGAAEPHFAAKRRVNAPAKAAIAAAAVALVHDGMTVALSAGTTTWQVARRLRGGGVRDLTFVTNSLNIAGALEANGWHSIVVSGGSFRTPSDALVGPFANHVLRQLNTDLLFLGVHSIDARAGLTTPNIAEAETNRVLVAGARRVVVVADSSKLGQVSLATFARCDEVDELITDDGADRTALAALADAGLRVRLVDARRQPAEEVAS from the coding sequence GTGCTTGCCCAGGAACGTCGCGACGCCATCCTGCGGGCCCTGATGCCCTCGGGTGCCGCCACGGTCGCTGAGCTGGCCGGCGCGCTGGCGGTCTCGGAGATGACCATCCGGCGCGACCTGGGCGCGCTCGCCGCCCAGCAGCTCGTCGAGAAGGTCCACGGCGGGGCCGTGCTGGCCAAGGGCGGCGCCGCCGAGCCCCACTTCGCCGCCAAGCGCCGCGTCAACGCCCCGGCCAAGGCGGCCATCGCCGCGGCGGCCGTCGCCCTCGTCCACGACGGCATGACGGTGGCCCTGTCCGCCGGGACCACGACCTGGCAGGTGGCGCGGCGCCTGCGCGGCGGCGGGGTGCGCGACCTCACCTTCGTGACCAACTCGCTCAACATCGCCGGCGCCCTCGAGGCCAACGGCTGGCACTCGATCGTGGTCTCCGGCGGCTCCTTCCGGACGCCGTCCGACGCGCTCGTCGGGCCGTTCGCCAACCACGTCCTGCGCCAGCTCAACACCGACCTGCTGTTCCTGGGGGTGCACTCGATCGACGCCAGGGCCGGGCTGACCACGCCCAACATCGCCGAGGCGGAGACCAACCGGGTCCTGGTCGCGGGCGCCCGGCGGGTGGTGGTGGTGGCCGACTCGAGCAAGCTGGGACAGGTGTCGCTGGCCACCTTCGCCCGCTGCGACGAGGTCGACGAGCTGATCACCGACGACGGAGCCGACCGGACGGCCCTGGCGGCGCTGGCCGACGCCGGGCTCCGCGTGCGGCTCGTCGACGCGCGGCGGCAGCCGGCCGAGGAGGTGGCGTCGTGA
- a CDS encoding family 43 glycosylhydrolase, whose amino-acid sequence MIRAVVSPGGRQRPGRTTLAAGLLLALCLAGIALAPRAGAAPSPATYTNPVSRDFADTFADPAVIKAKDGWWYAYGTTDPLREGERTRHLIPTARSADLVNWTYVGDAFTESTLPAWAAPDAALWAPDIRYLDGTYYLYYVVTQTTVTDEPNDNAIGVATAPTPTGPWTDSGEPVVGPRRGDSGNPGDFKWTFDPSQFTDIDGTRYLYYGSYYGGIFVTELNDDATRAVGTPTMVAIDNRYEGAYVVRHGRWYYLFASEANCCAGPTTGYTVFAGRSASPLGPFVDRDGISLVTSRVGGTIVVTPNGNTWVGTGHNAVVTDLAGQDWFVYHAIDRRDPFLDEPFGINERPMLLDRLDWIDGWPTVRAGRWASEGPQRAPITDWTVALPDGALDPPADSCEPAFDVTAGRSPDDYRAEGDLRLGEGATAAGLVTSWRSHRNYVVSWLDREAGALVTDVVRGGRSLGREASPLPAGFRHDTWHNVAAELRGRLLTVEVTDARLHDPVAVQRRVLPHGTGGAGAVGAAARCGPAEAANLGAARLYDPVRHRVPPPRVGELVYADEFGDGTVGGPGWSWVRGPDPAVTETGGALRWPTQPGDLVGPDETASVLLRDAPAGAYTVETRLAIDLGVDEVRNFQQAGLIAYLDDDHFLRLSHVAIWNTRQTEFGKEMPFADGTSWGGMAVGTPAPVTWLRLSHRIDPANGEHEFRAASSRDGRHWTWGGVWTLPAGTDPRIGLISHGGAGAVADFDHFRIYRP is encoded by the coding sequence ATGATCCGTGCCGTGGTCTCACCGGGCGGCCGTCAGCGGCCAGGTCGAACGACCCTCGCCGCCGGCCTACTGCTCGCCCTCTGCCTGGCCGGGATCGCCCTCGCACCCCGGGCCGGCGCCGCCCCCAGCCCCGCCACCTACACGAATCCCGTCTCCCGCGACTTCGCCGACACCTTCGCCGACCCGGCCGTGATCAAGGCCAAGGACGGCTGGTGGTACGCCTACGGGACCACCGACCCGCTGCGGGAGGGGGAGCGCACCCGGCACCTCATCCCCACGGCCCGCTCGGCCGACCTGGTCAACTGGACCTACGTCGGCGACGCCTTCACCGAGTCGACGCTGCCCGCCTGGGCCGCCCCGGACGCCGCCCTCTGGGCTCCCGACATCCGCTACCTGGACGGCACCTACTACCTCTACTACGTCGTCACCCAGACGACCGTGACCGACGAGCCCAACGACAACGCCATCGGCGTGGCCACGGCCCCGACCCCGACCGGGCCCTGGACCGACTCGGGCGAGCCGGTGGTCGGCCCCCGCCGGGGCGACAGCGGCAACCCGGGCGACTTCAAGTGGACCTTCGACCCCTCGCAGTTCACCGACATCGACGGCACCCGCTACCTCTACTACGGCTCCTACTACGGCGGCATCTTCGTCACCGAGCTCAACGACGACGCCACCCGGGCGGTCGGCACCCCGACCATGGTCGCCATCGACAACCGCTACGAGGGCGCCTACGTCGTCCGCCACGGCCGCTGGTACTACCTGTTCGCCTCCGAGGCCAACTGCTGCGCCGGCCCGACCACCGGCTACACGGTGTTCGCGGGCCGCTCGGCCAGCCCCCTGGGCCCGTTCGTCGACCGCGACGGCATCTCCCTGGTCACCTCCAGGGTCGGCGGCACCATCGTCGTCACCCCCAACGGCAACACCTGGGTCGGCACCGGCCACAACGCCGTCGTCACCGACCTGGCCGGCCAGGACTGGTTCGTCTACCACGCCATCGACCGGCGCGACCCCTTCCTCGACGAGCCCTTCGGCATCAACGAGCGACCGATGCTGCTCGACCGCCTCGACTGGATCGACGGCTGGCCGACGGTCCGGGCCGGCCGCTGGGCCTCGGAGGGGCCCCAGCGGGCCCCGATCACCGACTGGACGGTCGCGCTTCCCGACGGCGCCCTTGACCCGCCGGCCGACAGCTGCGAGCCGGCCTTCGACGTCACCGCCGGCCGCTCGCCGGACGACTACCGGGCCGAGGGGGACCTGCGCCTCGGCGAGGGCGCGACCGCCGCCGGGCTGGTCACGAGCTGGCGCAGCCACCGCAACTACGTGGTCAGCTGGCTCGACCGGGAGGCCGGCGCCCTGGTCACCGACGTCGTCCGGGGCGGGAGGTCGCTGGGCCGTGAGGCGAGCCCGCTGCCGGCCGGCTTCCGCCACGACACCTGGCACAACGTCGCCGCCGAGCTGCGCGGCCGTCTGCTCACCGTGGAGGTCACCGACGCCCGGCTGCACGACCCGGTGGCCGTCCAGCGCCGGGTCCTGCCGCACGGGACCGGCGGGGCCGGCGCCGTCGGGGCGGCCGCCCGCTGCGGGCCGGCCGAGGCGGCCAACCTGGGCGCCGCCCGCCTGTACGACCCGGTGCGCCACCGGGTGCCGCCGCCGCGGGTCGGCGAGCTGGTGTACGCCGACGAGTTCGGCGACGGCACCGTGGGCGGCCCGGGCTGGAGCTGGGTGCGCGGGCCGGACCCGGCCGTCACCGAGACCGGTGGGGCGCTCCGCTGGCCGACCCAGCCCGGCGACCTGGTCGGCCCCGACGAGACCGCCTCGGTGCTGCTGCGCGACGCCCCGGCCGGCGCCTACACCGTCGAGACCAGGCTGGCCATCGACCTCGGCGTCGACGAGGTCCGCAACTTCCAGCAGGCCGGCCTGATCGCCTACCTGGACGACGACCACTTCCTGCGCCTGTCGCATGTGGCCATCTGGAACACCCGCCAGACCGAGTTCGGCAAGGAGATGCCGTTCGCCGACGGCACCTCCTGGGGCGGCATGGCCGTCGGCACCCCGGCCCCGGTGACCTGGCTGCGCCTCAGCCACCGCATCGACCCGGCCAACGGCGAGCACGAGTTCCGGGCCGCCTCCAGCCGCGACGGCCGGCACTGGACCTGGGGCGGGGTCTGGACCCTGCCCGCCGGCACCGACCCCCGGATCGGGCTGATCTCCCACGGCGGCGCCGGGGCCGTCGCCGACTTCGACCACTTCCGCATCTACCGACCGTAG
- the galT gene encoding galactose-1-phosphate uridylyltransferase → MVKTSIRLADGRELLYFDEREGVDRHVPDTRDLTAAVTSSQIRCDPLTEEWVVVASHRQGRTHLPPADQCPLCPSREGRATEIPAADYDVVVFENRFPSLAPDPGPVADGGPFHRQPGVGRCEVVCFTADHGGALARLPVGRIRTVVEVWADRTLELGALDGVEQVFPFENRGEEIGVTLHHPHGQIYAYPFVAPRTARQLDVARAYRDATGECRSCSIVAAEADGERVVATAPGWLAFVPFGARWPFEVHLFPTRHLPDLPALGDDERDGLAALLKDVLGRFDALFDQPLPYMLTCHQAPVRRDRDLAHAHLEAFSIRRTATKLKYLAASESGAGVFINDIAPEQAAELLRAAMPHSR, encoded by the coding sequence CTGGTCAAGACCTCGATCCGGCTGGCCGACGGGCGCGAGCTGCTCTACTTCGACGAGCGCGAGGGGGTCGACCGCCACGTCCCCGACACCCGCGACCTCACCGCGGCCGTGACCTCCAGCCAGATCCGCTGCGACCCGCTGACCGAGGAGTGGGTGGTGGTCGCCTCCCACCGCCAGGGCCGGACCCACCTGCCCCCGGCCGACCAGTGCCCGCTCTGCCCGTCCAGGGAGGGCCGGGCGACCGAGATCCCGGCCGCCGACTACGACGTGGTGGTGTTCGAGAACCGCTTCCCGTCGCTGGCTCCCGACCCCGGTCCGGTGGCCGATGGCGGACCGTTCCACCGCCAGCCGGGGGTTGGGCGCTGCGAGGTCGTCTGCTTCACCGCCGACCACGGCGGGGCGCTGGCCCGGCTGCCGGTCGGCCGCATCCGCACGGTCGTCGAGGTCTGGGCCGACCGGACCCTGGAGCTGGGCGCCCTGGACGGGGTGGAGCAGGTGTTCCCGTTCGAGAACCGGGGCGAGGAGATCGGGGTCACCCTGCACCACCCCCACGGGCAGATCTACGCCTACCCGTTCGTGGCCCCGCGGACGGCCCGCCAGCTGGACGTGGCCCGGGCCTACCGGGACGCCACCGGCGAGTGCCGCAGCTGTTCGATCGTGGCCGCCGAGGCCGACGGGGAGCGGGTGGTGGCGACGGCGCCGGGCTGGCTGGCCTTCGTGCCCTTCGGCGCCCGCTGGCCGTTCGAGGTCCACCTGTTCCCGACCCGCCACCTGCCCGACCTGCCGGCGCTCGGCGACGACGAGCGCGACGGCCTGGCGGCGCTGCTCAAGGACGTCCTCGGCCGCTTCGACGCGCTGTTCGACCAGCCCCTGCCCTACATGCTGACCTGCCACCAGGCGCCGGTGCGGCGCGACCGCGACCTGGCCCACGCCCATCTGGAGGCGTTCTCCATCCGCCGCACGGCCACCAAGCTCAAGTACCTGGCCGCCAGCGAGTCGGGGGCGGGCGTGTTCATCAACGACATCGCCCCCGAGCAGGCGGCCGAGCTCCTGCGCGCCGCCATGCCCCATTCCCGCTGA
- a CDS encoding ABC transporter substrate-binding protein, translated as MGKDRNSNQGPLSRRQFLGIGAGAGAGLLLAACGGGTDAPPGAAGGGGGGQFGEGKEYTGPNVSLAFWNGFTGGDGPFMRKLVEQFNSENQNIKVEMNVLQWADFYAKVPTAVSSGNGPDIAIMHIDQLATNAARRVIIPVDEVATVLEYQESDFAPTVWSAGIWQEKRYGIPLDVHPLLFYYNQADLQKAGLSEAPKDRASFEAALKEMEAKGVENPFWVTSTWPAHLMWWSLIHQFGGTPYNADGSQAQFNSDAGVQALEWQVSNIQQGYSPKNVANDAQAVAFRQGKNALTWDGIWMMNEWDKVKGLEWGAAPLPQIGAQPAVWGSSHNFVVTSQAQKDPNKLQASKVFIAWISDHSIDWAKAGQIAARASVRESPEFQALETQNIAAQQLDYVKFPPAVPGIGEVTTPTFELAVNEA; from the coding sequence ATGGGCAAGGACCGCAACAGCAACCAGGGGCCGCTCAGCCGGCGGCAGTTCCTCGGGATCGGCGCCGGCGCCGGCGCCGGCCTGCTCCTGGCCGCCTGCGGCGGCGGCACCGACGCCCCGCCTGGCGCCGCCGGCGGCGGCGGGGGCGGCCAGTTCGGCGAGGGCAAGGAGTACACCGGCCCGAACGTCAGCCTGGCCTTCTGGAACGGCTTCACCGGCGGCGACGGCCCGTTCATGCGCAAGCTGGTCGAGCAGTTCAACAGCGAGAACCAGAACATCAAGGTCGAGATGAACGTGCTCCAGTGGGCCGACTTCTACGCCAAGGTCCCCACGGCGGTGTCCAGTGGCAACGGCCCCGACATCGCCATCATGCACATCGACCAGCTGGCCACCAACGCCGCCCGCCGGGTCATCATCCCGGTCGACGAGGTCGCCACCGTGCTGGAGTACCAGGAGAGCGACTTCGCCCCCACCGTCTGGTCGGCCGGCATCTGGCAGGAGAAGCGCTACGGCATTCCGCTGGACGTGCACCCGCTGCTCTTCTACTACAACCAGGCGGACCTCCAGAAGGCCGGCCTGAGCGAGGCGCCCAAGGACCGGGCGAGCTTCGAGGCCGCCCTCAAGGAGATGGAGGCCAAGGGGGTCGAGAACCCGTTCTGGGTGACCTCGACCTGGCCGGCCCACCTGATGTGGTGGTCGCTGATCCACCAGTTCGGGGGCACGCCCTACAACGCCGACGGCTCGCAGGCCCAGTTCAACTCCGACGCCGGCGTCCAGGCGCTGGAGTGGCAGGTCAGCAACATCCAGCAGGGCTACAGCCCCAAGAACGTGGCCAACGACGCCCAGGCGGTCGCCTTCCGGCAGGGCAAGAACGCCCTCACCTGGGACGGCATCTGGATGATGAACGAGTGGGACAAGGTCAAGGGCCTGGAGTGGGGGGCGGCCCCGCTGCCGCAGATCGGCGCCCAGCCGGCCGTCTGGGGCAGCTCGCACAACTTCGTGGTCACCTCCCAGGCCCAGAAGGACCCCAACAAGCTGCAGGCGTCCAAGGTCTTCATCGCCTGGATCAGCGACCACTCGATCGACTGGGCCAAGGCCGGCCAGATCGCGGCCAGGGCCTCGGTCCGCGAGAGCCCCGAGTTCCAGGCGCTGGAGACCCAGAACATCGCCGCCCAGCAGCTCGACTACGTCAAGTTCCCGCCGGCGGTGCCGGGCATCGGCGAGGTCACCACGCCGACCTTCGAGCTGGCCGTGAACGAGGCGG